GCGTCCTGAAATATGACTATTCTGGCGCTCATAATAATGAAAAATGTGTTGCACTAATAATTATGCACTAAATCGCACGGGGCTAACATGCTAATTTGCATGAAGATAAAGCGTACCTGATAATGCAAGGCTTGTCAATCATACTGCTGCTTCGCTGGATTTAAATCTGTGTGCGCACCAGTATTGGAACCTAGGTGTCTAAACTCATGCATCACTGCTACACGGAAGGTAAGAGACCAAGCTGGAGCCTGGAGCGCATGAGAATCTCACCAGTTGTGGTGTAGTGTGACCTGGCTTCTCACCAGCCGGTCTCTCTCCAATCTCGAACATTTCCACTTCCGGTCCCGTGCGCATACGTATGAAAGGGCTATGGATCAGAGCAGAGCAGACTCTTCTCCAGTTCTCGTCCTAGGCTTTGGAGCAGAGCTTACTCTAAAATTCCGTCCTACCAAGCCCGTTCATCTGATGGGGTCATTCACACGGCTTTAACTAAACCTAGCTTTGAGGAATCTCTTGTGTGAGCCTTTGTGATACCCTCCAAAAAATTGTCTGGCACACAAGGAAATTTCGGTTTCCAGTAGTGTAGGAACAGCCCCCTAGTGCGGCACTTACAACTTGCATAACAAGTAACCTTAACTTAGAGGAAAATATTACAACAAACTCTATCCTTACCAACAATAACCAGAGCCAATCTCGAAGCCAACCATCTCGCATATACAAACTATACTGAGGGATAAGTGCAACATATCTTAACACCCGATCAATCATGACTTTGGATACAAGTTTAGATTGGTCTTGAAGAACTTCAATTGCTTGGACCCCATAGGCTTGGTAAAACCATCAATAACTTGATCAGCAGAACTGATGGTTCTTCGAAccgtcgtggtcattttgcaaaaaagttcctCAACTTTTTAGTAATCAACCCGCCATTCAAATTTTAAAGAGAGGGAGGGCTCGGTGGAAAAacaagggaagggaaggggttaACGGGAAAAAGCTTCTAAAACAGAGAGGGGAGGGCGATTGGGCGTGGGCCGCCGCTCCTtctggccgcgcgccgccgcacgcctcccTGCGTGCCCTGGCCCTTCCCGCGCCCCGCTCTCCCGCCGGACAGTCGCCGTCACAACTTGCCCGCCTACTCTGGACCTCACGGCCGGCCTGCTAGACCCCGAGGAGCGGTCGGAGGAGGACTAAGAGGAGTAGCTCGCGTGGCCCGCGGTTCTCCCCGCGCCCCACTCCCTCTTCGGACCTCCATCTCCGCGAGCACCCTCGCCGGGGGGAGGCGCCGCCGTCACAGCTTGCCCGCCCGTGCTGGACCTCGcggccggcctgctggacccCGAGGAGCGGtcggaggaggacgaagaggagCAGCTCACGTGGCCTGCGtggctcctcgccgccgccgccggctgctccaTATCGCACGCCGGGGGCCGCCCGCTATACGCCACATCGTTGTCTCTCCACCATTTTCAATCCGCGGCTCCACCGTGACCTGGGAGTTCCTGTAATAAATGCCATTTGAAATAATATagtgaccatgaaaaattcagaaggaaatccaaaagaaaaagaaggaaaaatggcaaaaagatcaaattcggccaaattttgaccgaaatttgaatttcaaatttgaaattcagaaaaatttgtcaaatatGTGGAACACAAGTGTAAGAATATTTAGATTTAAGGGATCAAGAAGTTGGAACCAGATTAGTGCCAATTATCACAAAAGAattggagaaagaaaagaagaactcagtttactgttcaccgtccgaaaataggaattCAGGAAAACAGCcacagagtctgttttcaaaattcaattctggagaatttttcaagcaagtgcaccagaacaactataccatgttgaaatatagactttggactacaataatcatgagttgttggccaggaacagtaagaggaaggaagtcaaactcgagctcaaagtcagcacaaaatcacaagtGACTGAAAACTCTGAATTTTAGCTAAGTCTGAAGAACAGCAATGCAACAACTTGGAGCTTGAATTCAGAGCCATTTAAATCAAAAGAGGTACtcgttcatgagcaaaatggaacaatgGGACAATATAGAGCATGTTTGAGGTGAAGTTGGACTGAGGGCAGAAGGATTTGATCATGAAATCAAGTCATTAAGGGAGCTCCATAGCACTGACGACGACTGACTAAACTGAATGAAGGTTTCAGTTGCAATTCAGAAGAACTCGAGAAAACAATCCAAATTCCATCAAATTCGGTGTTTATCTCAAACCgacgccaaaataaaagatggccAGCTTGAGTTTATCTCCAAGTTCTGTTAAAGCATGGGAGGCCATCGGATTGCGAATCGACCATCAATGGCTTCTGAAGATCGCGGGCGCCAGAAGAGCGGTGACTGAGCACCATggcgtgtcgccgccgccgcttccgatAGCTTGCCAGCACGAcgactaggccacctcctcaccacataagcctacgggtaggccacggtgtcgcccatgcgcacggtgaacgcttgaataactaccgctcccgcgccgccgttttcaccgccgTTCTTTTTACTGCCGCCAGCACCTCTtctgtcaagcaccgccgccgagcaaaattccaccaccacaccgccgctcccgtcgattccttccgtccacacctccgcctacaccccaccagtAGCCCtaccaacttgttgcccagcttctccgCCGTTACACCttgaaccgccgccgcttctgtccgccgccgtcgcgccgcccgctctcggTGAGAACTACCTCGCGctgtctctcttccttcttgagtagtcgtagtcgagtcctcagggtcctaggatggtgtcggGTTAGTTGTTTGAGTAGGTTGTGCCGTTGTCGTGAGAAGTCACCACCGGCCGTGGGTgttgccgcccgtcgccgtggaggggatggctccggccatctcccggggagctgttgccgcgcatgGAGTCGTGTAGGGTTAGGGTTGGTGTTGTCGCCTAGACTCGCCGccaggagggcgccggccggcgagccgcgccgccccctgttccggtcgcgcttttggcgggaggaggaagaaggagctgtgcacccgggcccgcgcgtcagagagaagagaggggaaGGAGCAGAAGGCCGAAGCAGTGCGGCCGTCTGTGGGCCGGCGCGTTGAGGCCCAGTGGCACGCGCGCGGGTAACCGGAAGAgaaaaggccggaggcccagagcagcGACGCAGGCCGGCGTCACgtggaaaaggaagaaaaagaaagaggggccgtgggccggtgctgggctgctaaaggaagaaaagaagaaatcgGCCCGTGGGGGCCCGTCAGGGGGAAAGGAGAAccggcgggtagaaaggaataggaaggtggggtccgcgccgtggggtccaGTGGTTCGTGAGAGAAGGTAGAGCgcgggtgagtaagaaaagtttctCGGGTGATTtacgggaaaaattagatttcctttagtaatttaatccgtttaaattcgttttgcaccattttaatcacaaaaatttgtaggagtgtccaaaattagtgaaaccaattttgttaggcttattttattttcctttatgcattaaaatttttacaccctaggaaaataataaaaatttgggtatttatttaatgccttctttttaaggtaattaaataaatacttaatatttataaaatgtataaaatatgagtaatgctttatcaatcacaaataattcttaaaccataagaaattagatttgcaagttagaaaatatttaccacttttctaaaattaaaagaaaaagctataggaagggttaaataagaaaaataaaaatataggttaatctttttagatttttgtgtgttgacttacaaccttatcatgataagtcgtatagtctttattggcttgcaactttatcatgaaggaaagttgtatagtctgttatttgaaaagtttgcattctaacccctgcatatattgtgccgtagatccagaagcaccagaagaagattactgggaattttcagaaggacccttggagtccgacgaagtgtttgaatttgttccttgggaagcaaatccgtcggtttctactaatctttttaacgatcaaggcaagccccggtgcattcatacctatctattttggagtcgttatttcatgtgactagttataggttattggTTTATtgcatgcactaagtctaggagttgattgaaacctattcttgtgtatgatcatgccttgacttaaggacatctttgccacttgttcaaatcttagaaactacccaagtctagaattgcttacttgcttacatgcttggtttacccaTCTTAAgaaaaactcttaagtcatacatgttgcttgtgaaggataatttgaaagtgaaaacggacagaagctagagaggtaattctgtctgctagattaatctggttaaggaccgattcgtgtcttaactattgatcaagtgataagcatctgatcacttactgggtatgggaccagtaaagcccagtagattagtaaattctatgatcaggaatgcttcgtacccgcgcttaaCGTGCTGGAgcttggcaggggtgtagcctgaaactcacatggagatcaggccagacgtggggtaatcatcttaactcaaataaaagataaaactaaggcctcactcatagtaagcttttttggcaaaaagtgtgtcaaccaagcacacccaaagactgacatgcattccaaagaaaaactattatattggttagtcgggtaagacttgctgagtaccccgtactcagggttttccccttgtggttatctttcagaagctacccaggaagctaccgaggaggagaccccgaagacctagagtattgacctgagtctctcaatactctagaaaaccgtttatcgacgcatcttctcctaaactgtttatgtttaatcttagagcttgtctaactctgcatcactaagttGGTCTCAACttaagtcttgtaataactcgtacctcttaattatgtatgtaaaaatgtaatgtttgttgatattatcccatcgcggatattatcctgatggatggctatgagacacatcgtggatccttcgaggagtcctagggacactcgacggactatcGGACTtaggctgttttaggtgcgtttcggataattgctgttctgacagcgattaggcgcacttaaaccagcttaagttgggcggttccgccacagttccGCTCGCTGCGCCGCGACAGCGAGGAGGATTAGGAGGAGGTCGTCGCCACAGGGGTGACGGCGGCTGCCGTCCCCGGCTCCGGTGGAGAGGCAACAGACGAGCagggcccccgccgccgctgacaAGTTCCCGAAGGCAGGATGGCTATCGCGGCGGCGTCCAGGTTAGTCGCCCGCGATTATCGCAATAGGCACTGTCGCTGGCCTCGGCTGTCTTCTCCTTCGAGTTCATTCGCACGCACTGTTGCTCACCAATCTGAAAAAGGTCAAAAGAACTCGTTAGAGCATGTGGGTTCTCTCATAGAGGGAGCAGATGGAGTTCCTTGAGCATTAGCCTGCTACGTATTAGCAGTTAGCACATGAACATGATGTTTTTCGGATGGCTCTGAATCAGCAGACTGCTAAAGTTGCAGTAGCATTAAAGTCGCGCTCAGGAGTTAATGGGAACCTGTTCATGGAAAGAGCTTTTTTCAAATGTTCGCTGGTAGCACCGTAGAAAATATACAAGTTTCTGCCCTCAATTTTCGTCCGTGGGCAGAACCGGAAGAaaatctttacctattattaaagcaagtaataTTTCTGCCAGCAATTTTCGTccgtcgtggtcattttgcaaaaaagtccctcaactttcaaggaatcaacccgcagtccatattCTAAAGAGAGGAATGGCTCTGGTGgaaaaaggaaggaagggagggggttaaagaGAAAAATGCTTCTCTTTCTCCAAAACAGAGAGGCGTAGGAGGGgatcgggcgcgggcggcggctggagcgggacgccccgccgctgctcctgccACGCAGCCTCGGCGGCATTGCCGGCGCGTGCGCGGCGTCCAGGAAGAGGTCGCTGCCGTGGAGCTGTATGCCGGCGAGCTCCCCGTCCGTCGTCGGTGATGCCGGCGCCGATGAAGATGCGGGGGCTGTAGAGGATGAAGGCGTCGATGCCGGATGCCGGAGTGGGGCGCCGTGACCTCCGCTCCACGGCCACAACGGCGCCGCTGTCGCCTCCAGGAGGtcctccgcctccatctccaGGAAGCCTGCGTGGCGGCGGGAAAGCGAGGGGGTCTCGCACGAGGAGGCCACGGCATGGtctgcccgccggcggcggcaatggccgCTGTGCACGAGGAGGCCACGGCGTGGTAATAGGTAAGATTAACGGGTCCACTTTCTTTCCCCGTCTCCGCGCTCGAATAATGGAAGCGCCAGAGCTCAGGATGCAATCCTGTTCGGGAATCAGTCCTGCGACCCGGATTGGAAGATAATGAAGGCCGTGAAGATCCCGACCACGCCAGCGAGCCCCAGCGCCACCGTCGGCAGTGGGGCGGTCAGGCTAACGTTCTGAAGCACCCCTTTGCCGGTGGTCAGCTCCACGACCACCACCCCCATGAAGCCCAGCATCCCGCCGCGGCTTAGCCACACgtccagcccgccgccgccgccgcccttggctCCCTGCTCGCACCTCACGCTAAGGGCCCTCGACCTCGCGTTCCTCCTGCTACCTCGAGCAGTGGGGCGTGCTGATGTCACGGACAGCAGGGGAACGCCATTGCCTGCAAGGAGAAGATGCGAGCAGGGAAGTGCAAGAAAATCATGGCTAGCGATCGAGTCTTTGAAACACCGCCAATAAAAGAGATTTTGATTGCTACCTACTGCGGAGGTGAGACGAAGGCGAGGAGaagcggaggagaggaggggatgaGCCTTCCCCATGGATGGTGGACCAGAGTAGGGATCCGAAGCACTAGCGCCTTGCGGTTGCTTCCTGATTCTTATCCGCGGGAATGGTGGGCACCCACAGGTCAGCGTGAGCTGTCCACCAGAGGCTCTGTATAATATAGCTACGTGCTTAGCAATTAAACACACGGTCTTTTGACCAGACCATCATTGATGCGTTCGTGATTAGCCGTGCCGTAGATGAGCTGATCTATAAAAGCGAACCGTGCAACGCGAGCAGGGGAAGCAAGAAGCTTGCAAGCTATCGAGACTCGCACAACAATGAAGAGCCTCCctgtgttttttttcaaaacagaaAAAGCGGTGGCCCGTCTTGGACGGAGAGAAAAAGTTGCCAATATATGATCACCTATAATTTCCTATTCCTTAGATTAGTACCACCTCGCCATCCGAAGCAGTGCCGCACCAGCTAAAATATTCATCCTCGCGAGCCATCCTCGTCGAGCTTAGTTGCGCGGGCTTGTAACCCAAGTCGGGGCATTAAGGTGGTGTGGATGTTTGGTGCGGACTCTGAGCTTATGTCTGTGGTGTGCCCTTGCTGGCGCTGCCCATTCCACTATATGCACTTATAGTTTTAAAATGCTTTGCCAGGAACTGATAATGAGAGTTGAGGAAAACAAACCGATTGATCATAAGGAACTGAACCATATTTCGTTCatgggaagaaaagaaaagagcttCAGTTTGCTCATGATTCAGCCACCCAACTCAGATTCACTCAACTCAGATGGACTGGGAAAAGATCATACATTGCCCAAATTTAGTCATGAAGGATAAAAACAAAACGTGTAGAAACTGCCCTAGCAAAGGTGTTAGTGTTAGAAGATTATACACGAGGCATGCACAAAAAGCTTGGCAACATCCAAATACTCTTTTGGCAGCCATACAACATGTGTATTCCAGTGATCAAACACAAGGAAAAGGAACACTTTACATCAACCAACTATAGAGATTAAGAATGAGTttcaccgtagcaacgcacgggtattATGCTATCAAGAATAAAAAAACCAGTCGCATAATTTGTGTCTTTATATCCGTATATGACATCATCCATACGCTGATACATATCTTCACGTATGTTAATAATCTATATAGTTGTCTAGGCGGTTATGTATTTAGATGGACTAGTGCAAAATAAAGTTGGTATCTATTCGttttagaaacaaaattagaaaataatatAATTAATTCATGGAGCTAGAAAAATAATATCACAAACCATTGAAAGAATTTTTCCATACAATAAAAAGGATATGAATTAGTGATTTTCTAAATACCACTTGAAATTGATTTAGGGTTTCAGAATTTGAGCAAGAGCTCATATTTGGAATTTTGAAATGTACATAAAGATATGGAGGATAAAATAATAATTGGGTATTTGAAATCCAAATTGTATATGAATAATAGGGCTAAAGTCCATGTATTTGCTAATTTTAGGATTTTATAGGCTAAGAGCGAAGGAATGATTTGCACTACTATtttgattattattattatttcttAAAATTTTCTGCTTATAATTTAGTGCCGTTTTGGAAATAAGTGATGTGGGACATAGATCAAGATATAATGCGAGTTTGGTACATATTTATTGGGCTAGGGTGTGTAATGAATcccgttgcaacgcacgggcaaAATTGCTAGTAGATGAAAAATCAACCTATCTTGCAATAAACCGGTGCACCCTCCCCTTGAACCACCTCACAGGGTTAAAAACCGGCCTCCCTCCCTGTTGAACTAGCATACTCGAGAAACCTTCAACCCTCCCAATGGATAGAGCAAAGGTTAAGctgtgatttttttattttcatgtgtGGATCTATATTAGGAACGGTTAAGctgtgatttttttattttcatgtgtGGATCTATATTAGGAACGAGcaaataataacgtgagagcaagtaaggacctgtagcaacgcacgggcatttctgctagtaaaCCTCATGAGCTATTTTGAAGTTACAATTAAGTTCTCTGACAAAATGATAGTCAATCTCTATATATTCAGTTCATGCATGAAAAACAGGACCATTATAAAGGTACTTTGCTCCAATGTTGTCACACCAAAAACAAGCTGTAGGAGAGTGTCGAATTCATAGCTCATTAAGTAATTTCGAACCCACGTTATCTCAGATATTTCATTTGCCACTGCTTTGAACCTTCAATGCTTGAGCGTGAAACGGTGACATGTTATGTTGCACGCTACAAAATAGGATTGCTGCCAAAGAAAACATCAAAGCCCCTGCTGAATCTCCTATAATCTGGATGTCCTGCCTAATCTGCATCTAATAAAGCACTCACCAAAGTGGATTTGGCCTTACCTATCCATATCTTGCCTATCATGTGTGGAACCTAACGGGTCCCTGTACCAAGGGTACCCGGGGAAGGAATCCAAGGCAGCAAAGACGCAAAAAGGCCAAGAGTCCAATAGTGAAGAAGCATGCTAGAGGCAGCCGAGGAGACACCGCGGCCCATCTCCCGACCTTCCTTGATCGGGGGCTGAGGACTATAACCTGCCAGTCCAGCTAGATCGAGGGCGGAGCCCGCAAGGGGCCCACAGCACCTCACCCACTCCTTGACTTAAGAAGAACTGCATTGTACTGGAGGCATTAAATGCAGGACATGGTCTCCCTAACCGCCCCACATGGAGGATGTGACTTGGCGAGGGGAGCCGACCTTTAGCCAGGGGGTCcaagggtgaggctacacccttcaGACCGCCCAGGACGACCTGCAAAGTGAGGCCACGTGCGGCATATGTGCCCACGTGCCCCGACGTCATCATCACCCTCGTCGCTGGGGCGACCCATCAAGATCAAGACCCTGCCCCCACGGTAGCCACAGTACGGGCCCGCAGGTGAGGTGGGACCCAGCGATAGACATTACGGCATGGAGCAGCCGTGAGCGCATTAAAGAGGTTAGGGAAAGCCGTGATGAGCTGCATGCCCCGTTCAGGCCAGTGACCACGGCCCACCCACTCATTACTGGTACAGATGCCAGCAATGTCTCTTGTCCCGTTCACTACCACGGGGTTGGCGAACAGGACGGAACACGTCGCGGAGCTGGCCAGGCCACGTGTAAGCCGTCCACACCGCACAGGAGCCACCGTACATGGCATGTGAAGCCCATGATCGGCCGAGAGGACAGGACAAGAAAGACCCAACCACACCACAACCCTCGACCTCTGAGGTCGAGGACCCCTGCCATTTC
This portion of the Setaria viridis chromosome 7, Setaria_viridis_v4.0, whole genome shotgun sequence genome encodes:
- the LOC117864618 gene encoding stress enhanced protein 1, chloroplastic, which translates into the protein MGKAHPLLSSASPRLRLTSAVGNGVPLLSVTSARPTARGSRRNARSRALSVRCEQGAKGGGGGGLDVWLSRGGMLGFMGVVVVELTTGKGVLQNVSLTAPLPTVALGLAGVVGIFTAFIIFQSGSQD